One Candidatus Saccharimonadales bacterium genomic window carries:
- a CDS encoding tetratricopeptide repeat protein, with amino-acid sequence MSIDLSQGGRMLNSGDTKGALRFFENLRESFNPVGNAEVEQMYGICQRMLGNYDEAEAAFESAYRLARTRIHKGRIQRDWCMVPLVQGDTGRAMKFIEGSLALLKYDDNTPDPEDGRPFFQQEAERKIEYFTSLGFRCRIDAKNGNISRARVGYKMTRQMLRDVRPYELNSLAWELKFVPFGLRYELFPRAFKLAWKDRNWKRSAQVFLLTFCRPIGLLFKN; translated from the coding sequence GTGTCAATCGATCTGAGCCAAGGCGGACGCATGCTGAACAGCGGCGACACCAAAGGAGCTCTGCGTTTCTTTGAGAACCTTCGAGAATCATTCAACCCCGTAGGTAATGCCGAAGTCGAACAGATGTACGGCATCTGTCAGCGCATGCTCGGTAACTACGACGAAGCAGAAGCAGCGTTCGAGTCCGCCTACAGGCTGGCCCGTACTCGGATTCACAAAGGTCGCATCCAGCGAGATTGGTGCATGGTACCCCTCGTCCAGGGAGATACCGGCCGCGCCATGAAGTTCATCGAAGGATCGCTCGCGCTATTGAAGTACGACGACAACACACCGGACCCCGAGGATGGCCGACCATTCTTTCAGCAGGAGGCTGAACGCAAGATCGAGTACTTCACAAGTCTTGGCTTTCGTTGCCGCATCGATGCAAAAAATGGCAACATCAGCCGAGCGCGAGTCGGCTACAAGATGACCCGACAAATGCTACGTGACGTCAGGCCCTACGAGCTCAACTCGCTCGCATGGGAACTCAAGTTCGTACCGTTCGGGTTACGCTACGAACTCTTCCCCCGAGCATTCAAGCTGGCCTGGAAGGACCGGAACTGGAAGCGCTCTGCGCAAGTCTTCCTGCTCACCTTCTGTCGGCCGATCGGTCTTCTGTTCAAAAATTGA
- a CDS encoding response regulator has translation MTKNPLVLIVEDDDWMAQQHQRSLEAAGMRTKIASHALAAIDALDAVRPDVIVLDVLLPGPNAFTLLHEMHSHADLAGIPVVLCTNSADQLVKEDLKAYGVRRVLDKTKMQPKELEAAVRKALL, from the coding sequence ATGACAAAAAATCCACTCGTATTAATCGTTGAAGATGATGATTGGATGGCTCAGCAGCATCAGCGGTCCTTAGAAGCGGCGGGGATGAGGACGAAAATTGCTTCGCATGCTCTTGCTGCTATAGATGCTCTTGATGCGGTCCGGCCCGATGTGATTGTGCTCGACGTTTTACTGCCAGGGCCTAACGCCTTTACACTCCTCCATGAAATGCACTCTCATGCGGATTTAGCAGGAATACCGGTTGTTCTCTGTACCAATAGCGCTGATCAGCTCGTGAAAGAAGATCTTAAGGCGTACGGAGTGCGGCGTGTGCTAGATAAGACAAAAATGCAGCCGAAGGAGCTAGAGGCCGCAGTCCGAAAGGCGCTTTTGTGA
- a CDS encoding methyltransferase domain-containing protein, translated as MVVFWIVAGIVLLFGFVVFFGAPYVPSKRRELEKVFKELYGLTSRDVLVDLGSGDGIVLRVAAKTGAKAIGYELNPALVLLSRFFSRGSKNIRIVSANMWQVQLPPETTVVYVFAVSRDIGKVARKLQSEVNRLRHPISVISYGCAIPHMTALRVLGAHHLYTFAPLQPK; from the coding sequence ATGGTAGTTTTTTGGATTGTAGCCGGAATCGTTTTGCTGTTCGGGTTTGTGGTATTCTTTGGCGCTCCCTATGTGCCAAGCAAACGACGGGAGCTTGAGAAGGTATTCAAGGAATTATATGGTTTAACCTCCCGTGATGTACTCGTGGATCTGGGATCGGGGGATGGTATCGTACTGCGAGTAGCGGCTAAAACCGGCGCCAAGGCAATCGGTTACGAGTTGAATCCGGCTCTTGTGCTATTGTCGCGATTCTTTTCGCGAGGAAGCAAGAATATTCGCATAGTGTCGGCAAATATGTGGCAGGTGCAATTACCTCCCGAAACGACAGTCGTGTATGTGTTCGCTGTTTCTCGGGATATTGGAAAAGTAGCGCGCAAGCTACAAAGTGAAGTGAATCGCTTGCGTCATCCGATCTCAGTTATCAGCTACGGCTGTGCTATCCCTCATATGACAGCGCTCAGAGTGCTCGGTGCGCATCATCTGTATACCTTTGCTCCTTTACAGCCAAAATAA
- a CDS encoding DNA methyltransferase has product MYIAILGRQPNLGMAELERLYGAENTAWFSPDSATVEATDFFVERLGGTQKAGKIIAEFPNGDWHRISMQLVNYYRRHWDSAQGKITLGISAYGFKTSPRDVQKTGIILKQKLKEAGISLRLVPNADTSLNTAVSHHNKLGLSANKVELLVVKASDGRVCIAESIGAQNITSLARRDQGRPKRDAFVGMLPPKLAQIMINLAPTKPGGRVLDPFCGTGVILQEAALLGYAVYGTDLSEKMIRYSHDNLAWLKDAYHISFNQDLYVGDAMETIWEQPIDAVACESYLGQPFSAPPSPEKLDQVRKNCNHIISTFLKNISSQLQPGTPLCVGVPAWKNSQGQFTHLPLIKSVGDFGFSVVSFKNTDVHGLLYYREDQIVARELLVLVKK; this is encoded by the coding sequence ATGTACATTGCGATACTTGGACGCCAACCAAATTTAGGCATGGCCGAACTTGAGCGACTCTATGGTGCGGAAAACACCGCGTGGTTTTCACCCGATTCAGCCACCGTTGAAGCTACCGATTTTTTCGTTGAGCGTCTTGGTGGCACACAAAAAGCCGGAAAGATCATCGCGGAATTTCCTAATGGAGATTGGCACCGTATCAGTATGCAACTCGTAAATTATTACAGAAGGCACTGGGACTCAGCCCAAGGTAAAATAACTCTTGGAATCAGTGCGTACGGCTTCAAAACAAGCCCTCGTGACGTGCAAAAAACCGGCATCATTCTTAAGCAAAAGCTAAAAGAAGCCGGAATCAGCCTTCGTCTTGTTCCCAATGCCGATACCTCTCTTAATACTGCCGTCTCTCATCACAACAAGTTAGGGCTTAGCGCCAATAAAGTTGAGTTGCTTGTAGTAAAGGCGTCCGATGGCCGTGTTTGTATCGCGGAAAGTATCGGCGCACAAAACATTACCTCGCTTGCTCGTCGTGATCAAGGTCGACCAAAGCGTGATGCATTCGTGGGTATGCTGCCGCCAAAACTTGCTCAAATTATGATCAACCTTGCGCCTACCAAGCCAGGCGGTCGCGTGCTTGATCCTTTTTGTGGCACCGGCGTTATCCTTCAAGAAGCGGCCCTTCTCGGCTATGCCGTGTACGGCACTGACCTCAGCGAAAAAATGATCCGTTATTCACACGACAACCTCGCGTGGCTTAAAGACGCATACCACATCTCCTTTAACCAGGACCTCTATGTCGGAGATGCCATGGAAACAATCTGGGAACAGCCTATTGATGCCGTAGCCTGCGAAAGTTACCTGGGCCAACCTTTCAGCGCCCCTCCCTCACCCGAAAAGCTCGACCAAGTGCGAAAAAACTGCAACCACATTATCTCCACTTTTTTAAAAAACATCAGCTCTCAGCTTCAACCTGGCACACCACTCTGCGTTGGTGTACCGGCCTGGAAGAACTCGCAAGGCCAATTCACTCACTTACCGCTCATAAAATCGGTCGGAGACTTTGGTTTTTCGGTTGTCTCATTTAAAAACACGGACGTCCATGGCCTCCTTTACTACCGCGAAGATCAAATTGTTGCCCGTGAGCTACTTGTCTTGGTAAAGAAGTAG
- a CDS encoding lysylphosphatidylglycerol synthase transmembrane domain-containing protein, whose amino-acid sequence MSFRAWVSIVTLVLIVVIIFFSRHELVHAWQLLERVNLWLLLLLIPGQALAYYASGEMIFSYLRAKNSIDDVKGPELARMSLEMNFVNHILPSGGVSGVSYMTWRLGKYGVPPGRAAMAQVVRFAMGFVSFIVLLVVAVLAVTIDGNINRWIILVSSTMVAGMTTVILLGAYLLNGERRTEKFADWVTHTTNGLVRKATLGKRRKVLNDTKVRHFFQEMHSDYVALKQDKAILLKPFLWGLVFTAFDALLFWITFWALGTPVNPAPILIAYGAASMAAFFVVTPGGAGAYEAIMVGFLAIAGLSQGVAIAGIVLTRVILLIGTILFGYLFYQHAILKYGRRDTKASN is encoded by the coding sequence ATGTCTTTTCGAGCGTGGGTAAGTATTGTAACGCTAGTATTGATCGTTGTGATCATTTTCTTTTCGCGTCATGAGCTGGTGCATGCATGGCAGCTTTTAGAGCGGGTAAACTTATGGCTGTTGCTTCTTTTGATCCCGGGTCAGGCATTGGCGTATTATGCAAGCGGTGAAATGATCTTCTCATACCTGCGTGCAAAGAATTCGATCGATGACGTGAAAGGCCCGGAACTGGCCCGGATGTCACTTGAGATGAATTTTGTAAATCATATCCTGCCAAGCGGTGGGGTGAGCGGTGTGTCGTATATGACATGGCGGTTAGGCAAATATGGCGTTCCTCCGGGTCGTGCCGCTATGGCGCAGGTAGTGCGGTTTGCTATGGGATTTGTTTCGTTCATTGTGCTTCTAGTGGTGGCTGTTTTGGCTGTAACAATAGACGGTAATATCAACCGCTGGATCATTCTAGTGAGCAGTACAATGGTGGCCGGTATGACGACGGTGATTTTGCTTGGCGCGTATCTTTTGAACGGCGAGCGGAGAACCGAGAAATTTGCAGACTGGGTAACTCATACGACAAACGGTTTGGTGCGAAAAGCGACGCTAGGAAAGCGGCGCAAGGTACTTAACGATACTAAAGTGCGTCATTTTTTTCAAGAAATGCATAGCGATTATGTGGCACTGAAGCAGGATAAGGCCATCTTGCTGAAGCCATTTTTGTGGGGGTTGGTATTTACGGCTTTCGACGCGTTGTTATTTTGGATTACATTTTGGGCGCTTGGTACGCCGGTCAATCCTGCTCCTATTTTGATTGCATATGGCGCGGCAAGTATGGCGGCATTTTTTGTGGTAACTCCCGGAGGCGCGGGAGCATACGAGGCGATCATGGTAGGTTTTTTGGCGATAGCCGGGCTTAGCCAAGGTGTTGCAATAGCAGGTATTGTACTGACACGCGTGATCTTACTTATTGGGACTATTTTGTTTGGCTACTTATTTTATCAGCATGCGATTTTGAAGTATGGACGACGAGACACAAAAGCTTCGAATTAG
- a CDS encoding 50S ribosomal protein L27 gives MSHVKAGGTSKNIHNNAGQRLGVKRFGGQTVRTGEVLVRQTGSTKIAGPGTFMSKNFTIHAAQDGTVSFQKVKKSRFTGKTAPRTEVSVK, from the coding sequence ATGTCACACGTTAAAGCAGGTGGAACAAGTAAAAACATCCACAACAATGCCGGCCAGCGTCTTGGTGTTAAGCGCTTTGGCGGCCAAACCGTCCGCACGGGCGAAGTTCTCGTACGTCAAACCGGTAGCACAAAAATTGCCGGCCCAGGTACATTTATGAGCAAGAACTTTACTATTCATGCCGCTCAGGATGGAACCGTCTCATTCCAAAAGGTAAAGAAGAGCCGCTTTACCGGTAAAACAGCTCCTCGCACCGAAGTAAGCGTCAAATAA
- the recO gene encoding DNA repair protein RecO codes for MSDRRTKAIVLRRTNYGEADRIVQFLTPEGRQTAMARGVRKEKSKLAGGIELFAVSDVVIHQGKGDMGVLTSARLSQFYRHILEDYDKLQFGYEAIKQVARATETVDEPEWYDLLAETLAGLDADSISRALVETWFYLRYAALLGHELSFRHDVNGELLQADKHYMYDVGERGLREHVSGDLAADHIKFLRLLNAKPLAVVVQIGGVSDILAACWHVARQHAAI; via the coding sequence GTGAGCGATCGTCGAACGAAAGCTATTGTACTAAGGCGGACTAATTATGGTGAGGCGGATAGGATCGTCCAATTTTTAACTCCGGAAGGACGCCAAACAGCGATGGCGCGTGGAGTACGTAAAGAAAAAAGCAAGCTGGCGGGAGGCATAGAACTGTTTGCGGTGAGTGATGTGGTGATTCATCAAGGAAAAGGCGATATGGGAGTTTTGACATCGGCCAGGTTATCGCAATTTTATCGCCATATTTTGGAAGATTACGACAAACTACAATTTGGTTATGAAGCGATCAAGCAGGTAGCGCGAGCAACGGAAACGGTGGATGAGCCGGAATGGTATGATCTGTTGGCCGAGACTCTTGCCGGACTTGATGCCGATTCGATTTCCAGAGCTCTTGTAGAAACGTGGTTTTATTTGCGCTATGCCGCACTTTTAGGTCATGAGCTGAGTTTTCGTCATGATGTGAACGGCGAGCTACTTCAGGCAGATAAACACTACATGTATGACGTTGGCGAGAGAGGTCTTAGAGAGCATGTTAGCGGAGACTTGGCAGCAGATCATATCAAATTTTTACGTTTATTAAATGCCAAACCTTTAGCTGTGGTTGTGCAAATTGGAGGGGTTAGTGATATCTTGGCGGCGTGTTGGCATGTAGCAAGGCAGCACGCCGCGATATGA
- a CDS encoding glycine--tRNA ligase, translating into MEKQNTKLEDIVSLAKRRGFIYQGSDVYGGLSGTWDYGPLGVTLKRNIMQLWWKMFVDARDDMYGVDAAILMNQKVWQASGHVDTFVDPLCEDTVNHRRYRTDHILKDNGIDPTSMTMAQMDQAIREKNLKSPDGNPLSESRTFNMMFETHVGPVLDEKSISYLRPETAQGIFTNYKNVVDNFYPDLPFGIAQQGKAFRNEISPRDFVFRSREFEQMEIEYFVHPDKWAESFDALLKDIHEFLMALGLPQDKIHELEVPEEDRAHYSKRTVDIEYDFPIGREELLGLAYRTDFDLGNIQRVSGKSMEYTVKGTNEKFVPHVIEPSFGVERALMAVLSAAFTEDEINGEKRIFLKFSEYLAPVKYAVSPLLKNKPELVVKAREVYKILKEKHGNVMWDDNGNIGKRYRRQDEIGTPHCVVIDFQTLEDNTVTIRDRDTTEQKRITIQDLR; encoded by the coding sequence ATGGAAAAACAGAACACCAAGCTCGAAGATATTGTTAGCCTTGCGAAACGTCGTGGTTTTATTTACCAGGGAAGTGACGTCTATGGCGGCTTGAGTGGAACCTGGGATTACGGTCCGTTGGGCGTTACGCTGAAACGCAATATTATGCAGCTATGGTGGAAGATGTTTGTAGATGCTCGTGACGATATGTATGGTGTTGATGCGGCAATTCTCATGAACCAAAAAGTCTGGCAGGCCAGCGGACATGTCGATACTTTTGTTGATCCTCTATGCGAAGATACGGTGAATCACCGCCGTTACCGTACGGATCATATCTTAAAAGACAATGGCATCGACCCAACGAGTATGACAATGGCGCAAATGGATCAGGCAATTCGTGAAAAAAACCTCAAAAGCCCAGACGGGAATCCTTTAAGTGAATCACGGACATTCAATATGATGTTTGAAACACACGTTGGGCCAGTATTAGATGAAAAGTCGATTAGCTACCTACGCCCCGAAACGGCCCAGGGAATCTTCACGAACTACAAAAACGTCGTCGATAACTTTTATCCCGACCTCCCGTTTGGTATTGCGCAACAGGGAAAGGCATTTAGGAACGAGATTTCACCTCGTGATTTTGTCTTTCGTTCACGCGAATTCGAACAAATGGAGATCGAGTACTTTGTTCACCCGGACAAATGGGCGGAAAGTTTTGACGCGCTTCTTAAGGATATTCACGAATTTCTTATGGCGCTTGGCTTGCCGCAGGATAAGATCCATGAACTGGAAGTCCCTGAGGAAGATCGTGCGCATTACAGCAAGCGTACAGTGGATATCGAATACGATTTTCCTATCGGCCGCGAAGAACTCTTGGGTCTTGCGTATCGAACAGATTTCGATCTTGGTAATATCCAGCGCGTTAGCGGCAAAAGCATGGAATATACAGTAAAAGGCACGAATGAAAAATTTGTTCCTCATGTGATTGAACCAAGCTTTGGCGTGGAAAGAGCTTTGATGGCTGTTTTGTCGGCGGCCTTCACCGAAGATGAAATAAACGGTGAAAAGCGGATTTTCCTGAAGTTTTCCGAGTATTTAGCGCCGGTAAAATATGCCGTTTCGCCACTCCTTAAGAACAAGCCCGAATTGGTAGTAAAAGCGCGTGAAGTCTATAAAATACTTAAAGAAAAGCACGGCAATGTGATGTGGGACGATAACGGCAATATTGGAAAACGCTATCGCCGTCAGGATGAAATCGGTACGCCGCACTGCGTTGTGATTGACTTCCAGACACTCGAGGATAATACGGTAACTATCCGAGATCGCGATACGACCGAGCAAAAACGAATAACAATTCAAGATCTGCGCTAG
- a CDS encoding response regulator: protein MDANAKKKILLVEDDTALAAVYKSRLELEGFEIREVNNGEEALSAAIDFKPDLILLDAMMPKISGFDVLDILRNTPETTNIRVIMLTALSQPKDKERAESLGVDDYLVKSQVVIGDVVERIKHHLELAK from the coding sequence ATGGATGCAAATGCAAAGAAAAAAATTCTGCTTGTAGAAGACGATACGGCTTTAGCCGCAGTTTATAAATCTCGTTTGGAGCTCGAAGGCTTTGAAATACGGGAAGTAAATAACGGTGAAGAGGCTCTCTCAGCGGCTATCGATTTCAAGCCGGACCTCATTCTTCTTGATGCGATGATGCCTAAGATCAGTGGATTTGACGTTCTTGATATCTTACGTAATACGCCGGAGACGACCAATATCCGGGTTATTATGCTCACAGCGCTTAGTCAGCCCAAAGATAAAGAGCGAGCTGAGTCACTAGGTGTCGATGATTACCTTGTAAAATCTCAGGTGGTTATTGGCGACGTCGTGGAGCGCATCAAGCACCACCTCGAACTAGCAAAATAA
- a CDS encoding S41 family peptidase, with protein sequence MAEKKQSMTSSKEEKTGISRPVYFFTIAIVAVVGFVAGTRSNNFIATVGPIFGFKVAANSTIDLSSVQQTFQQLKGNFDGNLDTQKLIEGASRGLVAAAGDQYTVYMDPKEASDFNKDLTGDIGGGIGAEIGIRGSKPTIIRVLANNPAEKAGLKAGDTIVAVNDQAASDWTADKTATEIRGEAGTTVKLVVLRGNETKDFTVTRQVVDNPSVQASVQNGLGILTISRFDDHTGTLARKAAESFKQQNVHGVILDLRGNGGGYITAAQDVAGLWLNNEVVVSERVNGKVTDELRSGSDAILGSIPTVVVVNGSSASASEIVAGALQDHKKATLIGEKTFGKGTVQKVLDLGAGAVLKVTVARWYTPNGKNITKEGISPDQAVDLTAADADAGRDPQLDAAKAKLQ encoded by the coding sequence GTGGCAGAAAAAAAACAGTCAATGACGTCGTCGAAAGAAGAAAAAACAGGTATCTCACGACCCGTCTATTTTTTTACCATCGCAATCGTGGCGGTAGTAGGGTTTGTTGCTGGTACTCGAAGTAATAATTTTATAGCTACCGTCGGGCCTATATTCGGCTTTAAAGTCGCGGCAAACAGCACGATTGACTTAAGCTCGGTTCAGCAAACATTCCAACAGCTCAAGGGTAATTTTGATGGTAATCTTGATACTCAAAAACTGATTGAAGGAGCAAGTAGGGGCCTTGTGGCTGCGGCCGGCGACCAATACACGGTCTATATGGACCCTAAAGAGGCGTCGGATTTCAACAAAGACCTTACCGGTGATATCGGAGGTGGAATCGGTGCCGAAATTGGTATCCGGGGTAGTAAGCCTACGATCATCAGGGTACTTGCAAATAATCCGGCCGAAAAAGCTGGGCTTAAAGCCGGCGATACGATTGTGGCCGTCAATGATCAAGCCGCTTCAGACTGGACGGCAGATAAAACTGCAACCGAAATCCGTGGCGAAGCCGGCACAACGGTGAAACTCGTCGTATTGAGAGGTAACGAAACGAAGGATTTTACCGTTACAAGACAGGTTGTTGATAACCCAAGCGTCCAGGCTTCAGTACAAAATGGTCTTGGCATCCTTACTATTAGTCGGTTTGACGACCACACGGGCACACTGGCACGTAAAGCAGCCGAAAGCTTCAAACAGCAGAATGTGCATGGTGTCATACTTGATCTTCGAGGCAATGGTGGCGGCTATATTACGGCGGCACAAGATGTAGCAGGCCTATGGCTGAATAATGAGGTGGTTGTTTCTGAAAGAGTGAACGGCAAAGTGACCGATGAGCTTCGGTCAGGCTCAGACGCAATCCTAGGCTCCATTCCTACAGTTGTAGTCGTTAATGGCAGTAGTGCATCCGCTAGTGAGATCGTAGCCGGAGCACTCCAAGACCATAAAAAAGCGACACTTATCGGTGAAAAGACTTTTGGCAAGGGAACTGTGCAAAAGGTCTTGGACCTTGGAGCCGGAGCCGTCTTAAAGGTGACCGTGGCCAGGTGGTATACACCCAATGGAAAAAATATCACCAAAGAGGGTATTAGTCCTGATCAAGCCGTCGATCTTACCGCAGCGGATGCAGATGCCGGAAGAGACCCTCAGCTCGACGCCGCAAAGGCAAAATTACAGTAG
- a CDS encoding HAMP domain-containing sensor histidine kinase, whose translation MQGENIEQLKKGAVSFESELPFLVTASHELKSPLALVRQLAFALEDSRLTESERARIAKQILLTSERALRLTTDLAKSARLEDSLFELEPLNPQQICEEVVHEMLPLYKAKNREIRVASRYRPMLAVANKDLLRRIILNFADNALHYAEADTPVELRAGAQAHKEKIRLSVRDYGPAVPADMWRRLQASLGNASQPLHMRPQSSGLGLFVAGQFARAMQGEIGATRHRDGATFYVDVTASAQLSLL comes from the coding sequence ATGCAGGGGGAAAATATTGAACAGCTAAAAAAGGGAGCCGTATCTTTTGAGAGCGAGCTGCCTTTTTTGGTTACTGCGTCTCATGAGCTGAAATCTCCCCTGGCTTTGGTGCGCCAGTTGGCGTTTGCACTGGAGGATTCTCGTTTGACGGAGAGCGAGCGAGCGCGAATTGCGAAACAGATTTTACTCACGAGCGAGCGAGCGCTTCGCCTTACGACCGACCTGGCAAAATCTGCTCGGTTAGAGGATAGTTTGTTTGAGTTGGAGCCGCTTAATCCTCAGCAAATTTGCGAGGAGGTCGTACACGAAATGTTGCCGCTATATAAGGCTAAAAACCGTGAAATTAGGGTGGCCTCACGATACCGACCGATGCTGGCGGTGGCTAATAAGGATCTATTGAGGCGGATTATTCTTAATTTCGCCGATAACGCGCTTCACTATGCAGAAGCGGACACTCCAGTGGAACTGAGGGCTGGAGCGCAGGCTCATAAGGAGAAGATCAGGCTAAGCGTGCGCGATTATGGACCAGCTGTACCGGCGGATATGTGGCGACGACTTCAAGCAAGCTTAGGAAATGCATCTCAGCCGCTTCATATGCGTCCACAGAGCAGCGGGTTAGGCTTATTCGTTGCGGGCCAGTTTGCACGCGCAATGCAGGGAGAAATCGGAGCCACGCGGCACAGAGACGGCGCGACCTTCTATGTTGATGTAACTGCCTCTGCCCAGTTGAGTTTGTTATGA
- the xseA gene encoding exodeoxyribonuclease VII large subunit, with amino-acid sequence MDDETQKLRISVSDFIALTNQSLEYAFPYVEVEGEVSSFKVNQGKYVFFDLKDNGGSVGCFMMAWQLRVAIEEGMKVIVGATPKLTQWGKFSLTVRSIRPSGEGSLKKSFELLKEKLTKEGLFAPERKRVLPEVPMHVGIISSIQAAGYGDFIKILGERFGGIKVDVAHVQVQGDGAADQIVRAIKYFNSHDVLPEVLVIVRGGGSADDLGTFNDELLVREIATSRIPTLVGVGHEVDVTLADLAADVRAATPSNAAQLLVPDRREMIRATRHKVQRIVPKVERIIEQQQRDVEQILQRAFERIDRRQAQAHDQLQAIRRVLHQMDPQIVLQRGYAIVRGEVRPGTMLEIEKSDILITAEVRNVRKK; translated from the coding sequence ATGGACGACGAGACACAAAAGCTTCGAATTAGTGTCAGCGATTTTATCGCGCTTACCAATCAATCGCTTGAATATGCATTTCCGTATGTTGAAGTTGAAGGAGAAGTAAGTAGCTTTAAAGTAAATCAGGGAAAATATGTCTTTTTTGACCTGAAGGACAATGGGGGAAGTGTGGGCTGCTTTATGATGGCTTGGCAGCTTCGCGTGGCGATTGAAGAAGGAATGAAGGTTATCGTGGGGGCCACTCCAAAGCTTACGCAGTGGGGAAAGTTTAGCCTGACGGTGCGCAGTATCCGCCCAAGCGGAGAAGGAAGCTTGAAGAAAAGCTTTGAATTATTAAAAGAAAAACTGACCAAAGAAGGGTTGTTCGCACCTGAGAGAAAGCGAGTACTTCCTGAAGTACCGATGCATGTCGGAATTATAAGTAGTATACAGGCAGCTGGATACGGCGATTTTATCAAAATATTAGGCGAGCGTTTCGGTGGTATTAAGGTGGATGTCGCTCATGTGCAAGTGCAAGGAGACGGGGCTGCTGATCAGATCGTACGAGCTATTAAGTATTTTAATTCCCACGACGTACTCCCCGAAGTACTGGTGATCGTTCGAGGTGGCGGAAGTGCTGATGATTTAGGTACGTTTAATGATGAGCTGCTGGTGCGCGAGATAGCTACAAGCCGTATTCCGACGCTTGTGGGGGTCGGGCACGAAGTGGATGTAACTCTGGCAGACTTGGCAGCAGATGTACGAGCAGCAACACCGAGCAATGCAGCTCAGCTGCTTGTTCCCGATCGCCGCGAGATGATACGCGCAACCAGGCACAAGGTGCAAAGGATCGTTCCAAAAGTGGAGCGAATCATTGAGCAGCAACAGCGTGATGTGGAACAGATTCTTCAGCGTGCTTTTGAGCGTATTGATCGGAGACAGGCACAGGCTCATGATCAGTTACAGGCAATTCGAAGAGTGTTGCACCAGATGGATCCGCAAATCGTATTACAGCGCGGCTATGCGATTGTCCGCGGAGAGGTACGCCCCGGGACAATGCTTGAAATTGAGAAAAGCGATATACTAATAACAGCGGAGGTTCGTAATGTCAGAAAAAAGTAA